Proteins encoded in a region of the Benincasa hispida cultivar B227 chromosome 2, ASM972705v1, whole genome shotgun sequence genome:
- the LOC120071406 gene encoding uncharacterized protein LOC120071406, with amino-acid sequence MGKLQENQALHVDGGAQNNGYFRGIMEDYEASMESSSIEELSSINSEECSSLETVEDATSSISNSSSSDGPLFELTELMVHLPIKRGLSKYYDGKSESFTSLASVERLEDLAKRVSPIRKKFKSCKSFEGQKSIIPRAAIAKKASRSRGKSSLLCGSRSAIPVNGH; translated from the exons ATGGGGAAATTGCAAGAAAATCAGGCTCTTCATGTTGATGGAGGAGCTCAAAATAATGGTTATTTCAGAGGAATCATGGAAGATTATGAAGCTTCAATGGAGTCTTCTTCAATTGAGGAGCTTAGTTCTATAAATTCTGAAGAATGTTCATCTTTAGAAACGGTGGAAGATGCAActtcttcaatttcaaattcttcATCTTCAGATGGGCCTCTGTTTGAGCTAACAGAGCTAATGGTTCATCTTCCTATAAA AAGAGGGTTGTCTAAATATTATGATGGTAAATCTGAGTCTTTTACATCTTTAGCAAGTGTAGAAAGATTAGAAGATTTGGCAAAAAGGGTTTCTCCAATTAGAAAAAAGTTCAAATCTTGCAAGAGTTTTGAAGGCCAGAAATCCATTATTCCAAGAGCAGCCATAGCCAAGAAAGCTTCAAGATCAAGAGGAAAAAGTAGTTTGCTTTGTGGTTCAAGATCTGCAATCCCTGTGAATGGTCACTAA
- the LOC120071405 gene encoding arginine--tRNA ligase, chloroplastic/mitochondrial-like isoform X2 codes for MATEEENVGNIKRQLAKIFDVSLRATVPEETDVEPLVAACAGKFGDYQCNNAMGLWSKIKGKGSQFRGPPSVGQAIMNNLPPSEIIESSSVAGPGFVNVVISKNWIAKSIQKMLIDGIETWSPRLPIKRAVVDFSSPNIAKEMHVGHLRSTIIGDTLARMLEFSNVDVLRRNHVGDWGTQFGMLIEFLFERFPNWEEVTETAIGDLQTFYKASKQRFDSDPAFKERAQQAVVLLQGGEAKYRKAWAQICEISRNEFNRVYERLGVELEEKGESFYNPYIPNVIKELADKGLVEESQGARVIFIDGINIPLIVVKSDGGFNYASTDLAAIWFRLNEEKAEWIIYVTDVGQQQHFDMVFRACKRAGWLPLEDNKYPKTTHVGFGLVLGEDGKRFRTRNTEVVRLVDLLDEAKNRSKAALIEREKAAEWTEAELEQIAEAVGYGAVKYADLKNNRLTNYTFNFDQMLNDKGNTAVYLLYAHARICSIIRKSGKDIEELKKTGTIVLEHEDERVLGLHLLQFAEVVEEACTNLLPNVLCEYLYNLSEIFTKKFYSNCQVVGSAQETSRLLLCEATGTVMRKCFHLLGIVPVYKI; via the exons ATGGCAACT GAGGAAGAAAATGTTGGTAATATAAAGCGACAATTAGCTAAAATATTCGATGTATCCCTCAGAGCGACGGTCCCTGAGGAGACAGATGTTGAGCCTTTAGTTGCTGCTTGCGCTGGAAAATTTGGCGACTATCAGTG CAATAACGCAATGGGCCTTTGGtctaaaataaaaggaaaaggaagtCAGTTCAGGGGTCCTCCTTCCGTTGGACAG GCCATCATGAATAATCTTCCTCCATCTGAAATTATAGAATCAAGTTCGGTGGCAGGCCCTGGTTTCGTGAATGTCGTAATATCTAAGAATTGGATTGCTAAG AGCATACAAAAAATGCTAATTGATGGTATTGAAACTTGGTCACCCCGGCTTCCGATTAAAAGAGCAGTAGTTGATTTCTCCTCACCTAATATAGCCAAAGAAATGCATGTCGGTCACTTAAGATCTACGATCATTGGAGACACTCTAGCTCGAATGcttgaattttcaaatgttGATGTTCTTCGAAGAAACCATGTTGGTGATTGGGGAACACAG TTTGGTATGTTGATCGAATTCCTGTTTGAAAGATTTCCTAACTGGGAAGAGGTTACTGAGACAGCTATTGGAGATCTGCAG ACATTCTATAAGGCATCAAAGCAGAGATTTGATAGTGATCCTGCATTTAAGGAGAGGGCTCAACAGGCAGTGGTTCTTCTTCAG GGTGGGGAAGCTAAATATCGCAAGGCTTGGGCACAAATATGTGAAATCAGCAGGAATGAATTTAATAGGGTGTATGAACGCCTTGGAGTTGAATTAGAGGAGAAG GGAGAGAGCTTTTACAACCCGTACATTCCTAATGTCATAAAAGAATTGGCTGATAAGGGTTTAGTGGAAGAAAGCCAGGGTGCTCGTGTAATCTTTATCGACGGAATAAATATTCCTCTCATTGTTGTCAAGAGTGATGGTGGTTTCAATTATGCTTCAACTGATCTTGCAGCCATCTG GTTTCGCCTTAATGAAGAGAAAGCTGAATGGATTATATACGTTACTGATGTTGGGCAGCAGCAGCACTTTGACATGGTTTTCCGG GCTTGTAAACGTGCTGGCTGGCTTCCACTTGAGGATAATAAGTATCCCAAAACAACCCATGTTGGTTTTGGTTTGGTTCTCGGTGAAGATGGCAAGCGTTTTCGAACTCGAAATACCGAAGTGGTTCGTTTAGTGGATTTGCTTGACGAAGCCAAGAACCGCAGTAAAGCTGCTCTTATTGAGCGGg AGAAAGCTGCGGAATGGACTGAGGCAGAACTTGAACAAATTGCTGAAGCTGTTGGTTATGGTGCTGTCAA ATATGCTGACCTCAAGAACAACAGGTTGACCaactatactttcaattttgatcaAATGCTCAATGATAAG GGCAACACTGCTGTGTATTTGCTGTATGCCCATGCTCGTATTTGTTCAATCATCAGGAAATCTGGTAAAGACATAGAGGAGTTGAAGAAA ACGGGAACAATTGTGTTGGAGCACGAGGACGAGCGTGTATTGGGGCTTCATTTGTTACAATTTGCCGag GTTGTCGAGGAAGCTTGCACCAATTTGTTGCCGAATGTGTTGTGTGAATACCTATACAACTTATCAGAAATATTTACGAAAAAATTTTATTCCAACTGCCAG GTCGTTGGGTCGGCCCAAGAAACCAGTAGACTCCTACTTTGTGAAGCTACAGGCACAGTAATGAGGAAATGCTTCCATCTCCTTGGAATAGTACctgtttacaaaatataa
- the LOC120071405 gene encoding arginine--tRNA ligase, cytoplasmic-like isoform X1 — translation MLALLLPPASPSPFLSFNRFPHISPSSSFPTSDLLRAASRRLISATKTAQSVSTMATEEENVGNIKRQLAKIFDVSLRATVPEETDVEPLVAACAGKFGDYQCNNAMGLWSKIKGKGSQFRGPPSVGQAIMNNLPPSEIIESSSVAGPGFVNVVISKNWIAKSIQKMLIDGIETWSPRLPIKRAVVDFSSPNIAKEMHVGHLRSTIIGDTLARMLEFSNVDVLRRNHVGDWGTQFGMLIEFLFERFPNWEEVTETAIGDLQTFYKASKQRFDSDPAFKERAQQAVVLLQGGEAKYRKAWAQICEISRNEFNRVYERLGVELEEKGESFYNPYIPNVIKELADKGLVEESQGARVIFIDGINIPLIVVKSDGGFNYASTDLAAIWFRLNEEKAEWIIYVTDVGQQQHFDMVFRACKRAGWLPLEDNKYPKTTHVGFGLVLGEDGKRFRTRNTEVVRLVDLLDEAKNRSKAALIEREKAAEWTEAELEQIAEAVGYGAVKYADLKNNRLTNYTFNFDQMLNDKGNTAVYLLYAHARICSIIRKSGKDIEELKKTGTIVLEHEDERVLGLHLLQFAEVVEEACTNLLPNVLCEYLYNLSEIFTKKFYSNCQVVGSAQETSRLLLCEATGTVMRKCFHLLGIVPVYKI, via the exons ATGTTAGCACTCTTACTACCGCCGGCTTCGCCTTCACCATTCCTCTCTTTCAATCGATTCCCTCACATTTCTCCTTCTTCCTCCTTTCCTACTAGTG ACTTACTCCGGGCGGCATCTAGACGACTTATTTCTGCTACGAAGACGGCGCAATCAGTATCCACAATGGCAACT GAGGAAGAAAATGTTGGTAATATAAAGCGACAATTAGCTAAAATATTCGATGTATCCCTCAGAGCGACGGTCCCTGAGGAGACAGATGTTGAGCCTTTAGTTGCTGCTTGCGCTGGAAAATTTGGCGACTATCAGTG CAATAACGCAATGGGCCTTTGGtctaaaataaaaggaaaaggaagtCAGTTCAGGGGTCCTCCTTCCGTTGGACAG GCCATCATGAATAATCTTCCTCCATCTGAAATTATAGAATCAAGTTCGGTGGCAGGCCCTGGTTTCGTGAATGTCGTAATATCTAAGAATTGGATTGCTAAG AGCATACAAAAAATGCTAATTGATGGTATTGAAACTTGGTCACCCCGGCTTCCGATTAAAAGAGCAGTAGTTGATTTCTCCTCACCTAATATAGCCAAAGAAATGCATGTCGGTCACTTAAGATCTACGATCATTGGAGACACTCTAGCTCGAATGcttgaattttcaaatgttGATGTTCTTCGAAGAAACCATGTTGGTGATTGGGGAACACAG TTTGGTATGTTGATCGAATTCCTGTTTGAAAGATTTCCTAACTGGGAAGAGGTTACTGAGACAGCTATTGGAGATCTGCAG ACATTCTATAAGGCATCAAAGCAGAGATTTGATAGTGATCCTGCATTTAAGGAGAGGGCTCAACAGGCAGTGGTTCTTCTTCAG GGTGGGGAAGCTAAATATCGCAAGGCTTGGGCACAAATATGTGAAATCAGCAGGAATGAATTTAATAGGGTGTATGAACGCCTTGGAGTTGAATTAGAGGAGAAG GGAGAGAGCTTTTACAACCCGTACATTCCTAATGTCATAAAAGAATTGGCTGATAAGGGTTTAGTGGAAGAAAGCCAGGGTGCTCGTGTAATCTTTATCGACGGAATAAATATTCCTCTCATTGTTGTCAAGAGTGATGGTGGTTTCAATTATGCTTCAACTGATCTTGCAGCCATCTG GTTTCGCCTTAATGAAGAGAAAGCTGAATGGATTATATACGTTACTGATGTTGGGCAGCAGCAGCACTTTGACATGGTTTTCCGG GCTTGTAAACGTGCTGGCTGGCTTCCACTTGAGGATAATAAGTATCCCAAAACAACCCATGTTGGTTTTGGTTTGGTTCTCGGTGAAGATGGCAAGCGTTTTCGAACTCGAAATACCGAAGTGGTTCGTTTAGTGGATTTGCTTGACGAAGCCAAGAACCGCAGTAAAGCTGCTCTTATTGAGCGGg AGAAAGCTGCGGAATGGACTGAGGCAGAACTTGAACAAATTGCTGAAGCTGTTGGTTATGGTGCTGTCAA ATATGCTGACCTCAAGAACAACAGGTTGACCaactatactttcaattttgatcaAATGCTCAATGATAAG GGCAACACTGCTGTGTATTTGCTGTATGCCCATGCTCGTATTTGTTCAATCATCAGGAAATCTGGTAAAGACATAGAGGAGTTGAAGAAA ACGGGAACAATTGTGTTGGAGCACGAGGACGAGCGTGTATTGGGGCTTCATTTGTTACAATTTGCCGag GTTGTCGAGGAAGCTTGCACCAATTTGTTGCCGAATGTGTTGTGTGAATACCTATACAACTTATCAGAAATATTTACGAAAAAATTTTATTCCAACTGCCAG GTCGTTGGGTCGGCCCAAGAAACCAGTAGACTCCTACTTTGTGAAGCTACAGGCACAGTAATGAGGAAATGCTTCCATCTCCTTGGAATAGTACctgtttacaaaatataa